Proteins encoded together in one Halalkaliarchaeum sp. AArc-CO window:
- a CDS encoding EamA family transporter translates to MKRHTFGVLLVLVASAGFGTLAIFGKFAEAAGLNTTTLLAFRFTIGAGLLWVGLAVLGRARRLPAGQLKVAFALGLLYASFSALFFWALLYIPAGVAAIAFYTYPAYVYAISVSVLNEQLTRLKLVALVVAVFGVALIVGGDTAAIDPFGIALILLAALGYALYIAGSRAALGSIAPDLLAGVVLIATSISFVGFGFVSGRLFVPAGGQQWGIILGIAVIGTALPIFLYVTGLEHIEASQASILGTAEPLVTVLLGVALLGEVVTPAVAVGGALVLLGVALIQTDAAGDVRTPQ, encoded by the coding sequence GTGAAGCGACACACGTTCGGTGTCCTGCTGGTACTCGTTGCCTCTGCGGGGTTCGGGACGCTCGCCATCTTCGGCAAGTTCGCGGAAGCGGCAGGCCTCAACACGACGACGCTTCTCGCCTTCCGGTTCACTATCGGTGCTGGCCTGCTTTGGGTCGGGTTGGCAGTTCTCGGCCGGGCTCGTCGCCTCCCGGCGGGACAGTTGAAGGTCGCGTTCGCGCTGGGACTGCTGTACGCCTCCTTTTCGGCACTGTTCTTCTGGGCACTGTTGTACATTCCGGCGGGGGTCGCGGCGATCGCGTTCTACACGTATCCGGCGTACGTGTACGCCATCTCGGTGAGCGTTTTGAACGAACAGCTCACCCGGCTGAAGCTGGTCGCGCTGGTGGTTGCCGTGTTCGGGGTCGCCCTGATCGTCGGCGGTGACACCGCCGCGATCGACCCGTTCGGGATCGCGCTGATACTGCTTGCCGCGCTGGGATACGCGCTCTACATCGCGGGGAGCCGCGCGGCGCTCGGGTCGATCGCTCCCGATCTCCTCGCAGGGGTCGTGTTGATCGCCACCTCGATCTCGTTCGTCGGATTCGGCTTCGTTTCGGGACGGCTGTTCGTCCCGGCAGGTGGCCAGCAGTGGGGGATCATCCTCGGGATCGCGGTGATCGGGACCGCCCTTCCGATCTTCCTGTACGTAACCGGCCTCGAGCACATCGAAGCCAGTCAGGCGAGCATCCTCGGGACCGCAGAACCGCTCGTGACTGTGCTCCTCGGCGTCGCCCTGCTGGGCGAGGTCGTCACGCCAGCCGTCGCCGTCGGTGGGGCGCTGGTGCTGCTCGGAGTCGCCTTGATCCAGACGGACGCGGCAGGCGACGTTCGGACGCCCCAGTAA
- a CDS encoding FAD-binding and (Fe-S)-binding domain-containing protein — protein MAGKPTEPPAITRGADPSQERRANYDYRGGPIHRPDLVEELRPLVDGDVRFDEFTREMFATDASMYEAMPIGVVFPQHTDDVSAVVEYCAKREIPVLPRGGGTSLAGQTVNEAVVLDFSRYMNDVVSIDPDGRLATAEPGITLAQLNDPLAEHGLKYAPDPAWGDKSVLGGAIGNNTTGAHSLKYGKADYYLEEAEVVLADGTVTTLGEVTVEELEARGDREGNLEERLYAVASLILEEHAEEVKDRYPTLKRNVSGYNFDMLVDEAEGKRRLPDNSGLDPDSEPGTVNLARLLAGSEGTLAVVTEATVSLEPIPETKSVVMLTYDDVMDAMNDVAPILEHDPAAVEVMDDVLLDLARETPEFADVVDILPEGTDSTLLVEFYADSDADGKRKVANLLADRLPDATPTVEPDGDAGNVTSDRVYAKRALEAHDAKTQKEFWTMRKAGLPILLSRTGDEKHIAFNEDTGVPPENLPEYVADVREIMEDHDTFASYYAHAGPGVLHIRPLINTKTVEGTEDIESIAEGITDLVVEYNGSISGEHGDGRARTQWNRKLYGEQLWQAMRELKTAVDPDWILNPGMVCGDVKLTENLRFGPDYEFDFPFEPTLNWENDNGFQGMVELCHGCAGCRGDQKHTGGMMCPTYRAAEEEILSTRGRANMLRNAMNGNLEDDVLFSDEFVHEVLDLCVSCKGCMNDCPSGVDMAKLKAEVEYHYKRKHGGASLRDKLFGNAGTMLKVGSAFAPLSNVAMRLPGVGTVMEKTIGIARERALPEFKRNTVVDWFEDRGGPAVPESDADRRVLFVVDPYTNYMYVERGKAAIRVLEAAGCRVQLPEGVTDTGRPAYSKALIDVARETARENVARLAPKISEGWDVVTVEPSASVMFQSDYPDLISGESVDAVSQNSYSTLEYLDTFGLVENLTFGAVDESLTYHGNCLHKATKKGHHAATVMAQAGYDVDYLDSTCCGMAGSFGYEAEHYSLSQSVFEILRGQIDDSPGDTVVATGASCKKQIGDGLGEKPPHPVQMVADALE, from the coding sequence ATGGCAGGCAAGCCGACGGAACCTCCGGCGATCACACGCGGTGCGGATCCATCACAAGAGCGCCGTGCGAACTACGACTATCGGGGCGGTCCGATACATCGGCCGGATCTCGTCGAAGAGCTTCGGCCGCTGGTCGACGGCGACGTCCGTTTCGACGAGTTCACCCGGGAGATGTTCGCGACCGACGCGAGTATGTACGAGGCCATGCCGATCGGCGTCGTCTTCCCACAACACACTGACGACGTGAGTGCCGTCGTCGAGTACTGCGCGAAACGGGAGATCCCGGTTCTGCCCCGGGGGGGCGGGACGAGCCTCGCGGGACAGACGGTCAACGAGGCCGTCGTGCTGGACTTCTCCCGGTACATGAACGACGTGGTGTCGATCGATCCGGACGGGCGACTCGCGACCGCGGAGCCGGGGATCACCCTCGCACAGTTGAACGACCCCCTCGCGGAGCACGGGTTGAAATACGCGCCGGACCCCGCCTGGGGGGACAAAAGCGTCCTCGGCGGCGCAATCGGCAACAACACCACGGGCGCACACTCCCTGAAGTACGGGAAGGCCGACTACTACCTCGAGGAGGCCGAGGTCGTTCTCGCGGACGGGACGGTCACGACCCTCGGAGAAGTGACCGTCGAGGAACTCGAAGCGCGGGGCGACCGGGAGGGCAATCTCGAGGAACGACTCTACGCGGTCGCCAGCTTGATCCTCGAGGAGCACGCCGAGGAGGTGAAAGATCGATACCCCACGCTGAAGCGCAACGTCTCCGGGTACAACTTCGACATGCTGGTCGACGAGGCCGAGGGGAAGCGCCGGCTCCCGGACAACTCGGGGCTCGATCCGGATAGCGAACCCGGGACCGTGAACCTGGCCCGCCTGCTGGCCGGCAGCGAGGGAACGCTCGCAGTCGTCACGGAGGCGACGGTGTCGCTGGAGCCGATCCCCGAGACGAAGTCGGTCGTCATGCTGACGTACGACGACGTGATGGACGCGATGAACGACGTCGCGCCGATCCTCGAGCACGATCCCGCCGCGGTCGAAGTGATGGACGACGTCCTCCTGGATCTAGCGCGGGAGACTCCCGAGTTCGCCGACGTCGTCGACATTCTCCCGGAGGGCACCGATTCGACGCTGCTGGTGGAGTTTTACGCCGACAGCGACGCCGACGGGAAACGAAAGGTCGCAAACCTGCTCGCGGATCGACTTCCGGACGCGACGCCGACGGTCGAGCCCGACGGCGACGCCGGGAACGTCACCAGCGACAGGGTGTACGCGAAACGGGCGCTGGAGGCCCACGACGCGAAGACCCAAAAGGAGTTCTGGACGATGCGGAAGGCCGGCCTGCCGATCCTGCTGTCCCGGACGGGCGACGAGAAACACATCGCGTTCAACGAAGACACCGGGGTACCGCCGGAGAACCTTCCGGAGTACGTCGCCGACGTCCGGGAGATCATGGAGGACCACGACACGTTCGCGTCCTACTACGCCCACGCCGGCCCCGGCGTGCTTCACATCCGCCCCCTCATCAACACGAAAACCGTCGAGGGGACCGAGGACATCGAATCGATCGCCGAGGGGATCACCGACCTCGTCGTGGAGTACAACGGTTCGATATCGGGCGAACACGGCGACGGACGCGCCCGGACCCAGTGGAACCGGAAGCTGTACGGCGAACAGCTCTGGCAGGCCATGCGGGAGTTGAAGACCGCAGTCGATCCCGACTGGATACTGAATCCGGGGATGGTGTGTGGCGACGTCAAACTCACCGAGAACCTCCGGTTCGGTCCGGACTACGAGTTCGACTTCCCGTTCGAGCCGACGCTGAACTGGGAGAACGACAACGGATTCCAGGGAATGGTGGAACTGTGTCACGGCTGTGCCGGCTGCCGTGGCGACCAGAAACACACCGGCGGCATGATGTGTCCCACCTACCGGGCGGCCGAAGAGGAGATCCTCTCGACCCGGGGGCGGGCGAACATGCTCCGGAACGCGATGAACGGCAACCTCGAGGACGACGTGCTGTTCAGCGACGAGTTCGTCCACGAGGTGCTGGACCTGTGTGTGAGCTGCAAAGGCTGTATGAACGACTGCCCAAGCGGCGTCGACATGGCGAAGCTGAAGGCGGAAGTGGAGTACCACTACAAGCGAAAACACGGCGGCGCCAGCCTCCGCGACAAGCTGTTCGGCAACGCCGGGACAATGTTGAAGGTCGGCAGCGCCTTTGCCCCCCTTTCGAACGTCGCGATGCGGCTGCCCGGCGTCGGAACGGTGATGGAAAAGACGATCGGTATCGCCCGAGAGCGGGCGTTACCGGAGTTCAAACGCAACACCGTCGTCGACTGGTTCGAGGACCGCGGCGGCCCAGCGGTTCCGGAGTCGGACGCCGATCGCCGGGTGCTGTTCGTGGTGGATCCGTACACGAACTACATGTACGTCGAACGCGGGAAGGCGGCGATCCGCGTGCTCGAGGCGGCGGGCTGTCGCGTCCAGTTGCCGGAGGGGGTGACCGACACCGGTCGGCCGGCGTACTCGAAGGCGCTGATCGACGTCGCCCGCGAGACGGCCCGCGAGAACGTCGCCCGGCTGGCGCCGAAGATCAGCGAGGGCTGGGACGTCGTGACCGTCGAACCATCGGCGTCCGTGATGTTCCAGTCGGACTATCCGGACCTGATATCGGGGGAGAGCGTCGACGCCGTCTCCCAGAACAGTTACTCGACCCTCGAGTATCTGGACACGTTCGGGCTCGTCGAGAACCTGACGTTCGGCGCGGTCGACGAGTCGCTCACCTACCACGGCAACTGTCTGCACAAGGCGACCAAAAAGGGTCACCACGCCGCGACCGTGATGGCACAGGCCGGCTACGACGTCGATTACCTCGACAGTACCTGCTGTGGGATGGCCGGCTCGTTCGGCTACGAGGCGGAACACTACTCGCTGAGTCAGTCGGTGTTCGAGATCCTGCGCGGGCAGATCGACGACAGCCCCGGCGACACGGTGGTCGCCACCGGCGCATCCTGTAAAAAGCAGATCGGCGACGGGCTCGGCGAGAAGCCGCCCCATCCGGTGCAGATGGTCGCCGACGCCCTGGAGTAG
- a CDS encoding L-lactate permease, which yields MVSAVELLLAASPLLIAGILLVGFLWPATRAMPIAWIAALLVGYFVWENSALWLAGASITGIITALTILWIVFGALVLLYTLMQAGAIDVINQGFAAISDDRRVQIILLAFFLATFIEGAAGFGTPAAVVAPLLLALGFPALAAVVAALIGHIIAVTYGAVGTPIVIGIRDPLDGPPYIDRIMEGAPYAGLDEAVAVTQFSNDVAAWAATYHALVGFVMPLFAVGMIVYFFGDPDDRSLEPVKEVVPLALFAGIIFAIPYWISAWFITAEFPALIGSMVGGGITVALLRRGYLLPDDEWDFPPREEWPSHWVGTIEPGAEGVRSNADTGEMGLLKAWSPYIILVLLLVVTRVSDPISGFINDADLGVTIGDVTIGMVLVWENILGTGLSDSIAWVNVPGFWLILSAIIAIPLFGMNGQQVKDAWGEAAEKIVSPFIALVFVIAMVEVMLSSGLPAVDPETFAGTAAYDQSMIEVLAVATAGTLGSAYPFVASLIGALGAAMAGSNTVSNITFGGFQFTAAQELGISTQIIVGAQAVGGAIGNLVAIHNVVAALATVGLVGQEGRVMRLNLIPLFYYALMVGILTMLFSYILFPGLF from the coding sequence ATGGTTAGCGCAGTCGAACTACTCCTCGCGGCGTCGCCGTTACTGATCGCCGGGATACTGCTGGTCGGCTTCCTGTGGCCGGCGACCCGCGCGATGCCGATCGCGTGGATCGCGGCGTTGCTCGTCGGCTACTTCGTGTGGGAAAACTCCGCCCTGTGGCTTGCAGGAGCGTCGATAACCGGAATCATAACGGCGTTGACCATCCTCTGGATCGTCTTCGGCGCGCTGGTGTTGCTGTACACGCTGATGCAGGCGGGGGCGATCGACGTGATCAACCAGGGGTTCGCCGCGATATCGGACGACCGACGCGTCCAGATCATCCTGCTGGCGTTCTTCCTCGCGACGTTCATCGAGGGGGCGGCAGGCTTCGGGACGCCCGCGGCGGTCGTGGCACCGCTGCTGCTCGCGCTGGGCTTCCCGGCGCTCGCGGCGGTGGTCGCGGCACTGATCGGTCACATCATCGCGGTCACCTACGGCGCGGTCGGGACGCCGATCGTCATCGGTATACGGGACCCGCTCGACGGGCCGCCGTACATCGATCGCATCATGGAGGGGGCCCCGTATGCGGGCCTCGACGAGGCGGTGGCAGTCACGCAGTTCTCGAACGACGTCGCGGCCTGGGCGGCGACCTACCACGCCCTTGTCGGGTTCGTGATGCCACTGTTCGCCGTCGGGATGATCGTGTACTTCTTCGGCGATCCGGACGACCGGTCGCTTGAACCGGTAAAAGAAGTCGTTCCCCTGGCACTGTTCGCCGGGATCATCTTCGCGATTCCCTACTGGATCTCGGCGTGGTTCATCACTGCAGAATTCCCAGCACTCATCGGCTCCATGGTCGGTGGCGGGATCACGGTGGCCCTGCTGCGGAGAGGATACCTCCTCCCCGACGACGAGTGGGACTTCCCGCCGAGGGAAGAGTGGCCCAGCCACTGGGTCGGGACGATCGAACCCGGTGCGGAGGGCGTCCGGTCGAACGCGGACACCGGGGAGATGGGACTGCTCAAAGCCTGGTCTCCGTACATCATCCTGGTCCTTCTCCTCGTAGTGACGCGTGTCTCCGATCCGATCAGCGGCTTCATCAACGACGCTGACCTGGGCGTCACGATCGGCGACGTCACGATCGGAATGGTACTGGTGTGGGAGAACATCCTCGGTACCGGTCTCTCCGACAGTATTGCCTGGGTTAACGTCCCCGGATTCTGGCTCATCCTGTCGGCGATCATCGCGATCCCGCTGTTCGGCATGAACGGCCAGCAGGTAAAAGACGCCTGGGGCGAGGCGGCCGAAAAGATCGTTTCGCCGTTCATCGCGCTGGTGTTCGTCATCGCGATGGTAGAGGTCATGCTCTCCTCGGGGCTGCCGGCAGTCGATCCGGAGACGTTCGCCGGGACTGCCGCGTACGATCAGAGCATGATTGAGGTGCTCGCGGTCGCGACCGCCGGCACGCTCGGGAGCGCCTACCCGTTCGTCGCGTCGCTCATCGGCGCGCTCGGGGCGGCCATGGCCGGATCGAACACCGTCTCGAACATCACGTTCGGCGGCTTCCAGTTCACGGCCGCACAGGAACTGGGCATCTCGACGCAGATCATCGTCGGCGCGCAGGCGGTCGGGGGCGCGATCGGGAACCTCGTGGCGATCCACAACGTGGTCGCCGCGCTGGCGACCGTCGGCCTCGTCGGGCAGGAGGGTCGCGTGATGCGGCTCAACCTGATCCCGCTGTTCTACTACGCGCTGATGGTGGGCATCCTGACGATGCTGTTCAGCTACATCCTGTTCCCCGGCCTGTTCTGA
- a CDS encoding LUD domain-containing protein: MVTNTVETFASKLDEIDVAVSRIERGELAGTLDRVVRTPAVGVPVGTDSGSLPDIVEMEPTIEDVRAARTGVTPAALGIAEYGSVVLEIDPFGSEIASVFPELHVAVLHESDVVGEMREAFEWLGPRLREKRSSEIIATGPSATADMGGLVRGAHGPEEVHVVLVADEGTEPDDSGPEAGGIDE; the protein is encoded by the coding sequence ATGGTAACGAACACGGTCGAGACGTTCGCGTCGAAGCTCGACGAGATCGACGTGGCCGTCTCGCGGATCGAACGGGGAGAGCTCGCGGGAACCCTCGACAGGGTAGTTCGAACGCCAGCGGTAGGCGTTCCAGTCGGCACCGACAGCGGGTCGCTTCCCGACATCGTCGAGATGGAGCCGACCATCGAGGACGTCCGGGCCGCACGCACTGGAGTAACCCCGGCAGCGCTCGGGATCGCCGAGTACGGGAGCGTCGTTCTCGAGATCGATCCGTTCGGAAGCGAGATCGCAAGCGTGTTCCCGGAGCTCCACGTCGCCGTGTTGCACGAATCCGACGTCGTCGGAGAGATGCGGGAGGCGTTCGAATGGCTCGGCCCCAGACTCAGGGAGAAGCGGTCCTCGGAGATCATCGCAACTGGGCCGAGCGCGACCGCCGACATGGGCGGGCTCGTACGTGGGGCACACGGTCCCGAGGAAGTACACGTGGTACTCGTCGCCGATGAGGGGACGGAACCCGATGATTCCGGACCGGAAGCGGGGGGCATCGATGAGTAG
- a CDS encoding LUD domain-containing protein, producing the protein MESEGAAVAENTRGFNQGRYDSVADLAAYEELKSEAREIKEDAIERLPELLDLLEETVEENGGTVYLADDAADANRYIREVVAEKDAERLVKSKSMTTEEIEVNEALEADGVEVVETDLGEWVLQVADEAPSHIVAPAIHKSRAEIAELFNEVFDPDEELETAEELTKFARDRLGELIEGADVGMTGANFITADSGTIALVTSEGNARKSAVVPDTHIAVAGVEKVIPRVEDLSPFVELIGRSGTGQDITSYISLLTPPGTSPVPDFEDGGAALAGDHEGISAGDNPDREFHLVLIDNGRLAMRQDEDLKETLYCIRCSACSNSCGNFQSVGGHVFGGETYSGGIATGWEAGIEGLDVASEFNDLCTSCSRCVNACPVKIDIPWINTVVRDRINRQADSNADWLVEGLVPDEEPGGMDVQKRLFGNFETFAGLGSALAPVSNWLADLSVSRRVMERVFGVDRRRELPTFQRMTLKKWYDDRGPKVSAPRTQVVLYPDLYTNTMQVERGKAAVRALEALGAEVVIPDVRSTGRAPLSQGMIATAREHAEDVYSGLALHLDADRDVVVIEPSDLAMFKSEYGKLLPEQSFRRLSENSYDVMEYLLELASEDGGPGLEVLRSPADDRSREVAYHPNCQQRTIRKAEFTVALLEELGYDVVTSDVECCGMAGSFGYKTEYYELSMDVGETLKDQFTAADTRRRTVVDSGTSCHKQLESLLPRESRHAVEVVAPDPQ; encoded by the coding sequence ATGGAGTCGGAGGGCGCCGCCGTCGCGGAGAACACCCGTGGATTCAACCAGGGGCGGTACGACTCGGTCGCCGACCTCGCAGCCTACGAAGAGCTCAAATCGGAGGCCCGCGAGATCAAGGAGGACGCGATCGAGCGACTGCCCGAACTCCTCGACCTGCTCGAAGAAACTGTCGAGGAGAACGGCGGCACGGTGTATCTCGCCGACGACGCCGCGGACGCGAACCGCTACATCCGGGAGGTCGTCGCCGAGAAGGACGCCGAGCGGCTGGTGAAGTCGAAGTCGATGACAACCGAGGAGATCGAGGTGAACGAGGCGCTGGAAGCCGACGGCGTCGAAGTCGTCGAAACCGACCTCGGGGAGTGGGTGCTGCAGGTGGCCGACGAGGCGCCGTCCCACATCGTCGCGCCCGCGATCCACAAATCCAGAGCGGAGATCGCCGAGCTGTTCAACGAGGTGTTCGATCCCGACGAGGAGCTGGAGACCGCCGAGGAACTCACGAAGTTCGCCCGCGATCGGCTGGGCGAGTTGATCGAGGGGGCCGACGTCGGGATGACGGGTGCGAACTTCATCACTGCCGATTCGGGGACGATCGCACTGGTGACAAGCGAGGGCAACGCCCGGAAATCGGCCGTCGTCCCGGACACCCACATCGCGGTCGCGGGCGTAGAGAAGGTGATCCCGCGGGTCGAGGATCTCTCGCCGTTCGTCGAGCTCATCGGTCGGTCGGGAACCGGACAGGACATCACCTCCTACATTTCGCTTTTGACGCCGCCGGGTACCTCACCGGTGCCGGACTTCGAGGACGGTGGGGCCGCGCTCGCTGGCGATCACGAGGGGATCAGCGCCGGCGACAACCCCGACCGCGAGTTCCACCTGGTGTTGATCGACAACGGCCGGCTCGCGATGCGCCAGGACGAGGATCTCAAGGAGACGCTGTACTGTATCCGGTGTTCGGCGTGTTCGAACTCCTGTGGGAACTTCCAGAGCGTCGGGGGCCACGTCTTCGGCGGGGAGACGTACTCCGGCGGCATCGCGACCGGCTGGGAAGCCGGGATCGAAGGCCTGGACGTCGCCAGCGAGTTCAACGACCTCTGTACGAGCTGTAGCCGGTGTGTGAACGCCTGTCCGGTGAAGATCGACATCCCGTGGATCAACACCGTCGTTCGCGACCGGATCAACCGCCAGGCCGACAGCAACGCCGACTGGCTGGTCGAGGGGCTGGTCCCGGACGAGGAACCGGGCGGGATGGACGTCCAGAAGCGTCTGTTCGGCAACTTCGAGACGTTCGCGGGGCTCGGGAGCGCGCTGGCGCCAGTCTCGAACTGGCTGGCCGACCTGTCGGTCAGTCGTCGGGTCATGGAGCGCGTCTTCGGTGTCGACCGGCGGCGTGAGTTGCCCACCTTCCAGCGGATGACCCTCAAGAAGTGGTACGACGACCGGGGGCCGAAGGTGTCGGCGCCGAGAACGCAGGTCGTGCTGTATCCGGACCTGTACACGAACACGATGCAGGTCGAGCGGGGGAAAGCCGCAGTGCGGGCGCTGGAGGCGCTTGGCGCAGAGGTCGTGATCCCCGACGTCCGGTCGACGGGGCGGGCGCCCCTCTCGCAGGGGATGATCGCGACCGCCCGCGAGCACGCCGAGGACGTCTACTCCGGGCTGGCGTTGCATCTCGACGCCGACCGCGACGTCGTCGTGATCGAGCCGAGCGATCTGGCAATGTTCAAGAGTGAGTACGGGAAGCTGCTCCCCGAACAGTCGTTTCGACGGCTTTCCGAAAACAGCTACGACGTGATGGAGTACCTCCTCGAACTGGCGTCCGAAGACGGCGGGCCGGGTCTCGAGGTGCTGCGATCGCCCGCCGACGATCGGTCCCGAGAGGTGGCGTATCATCCCAACTGCCAGCAGAGGACGATCCGGAAAGCGGAGTTCACGGTGGCGCTGCTCGAGGAGCTCGGCTACGACGTCGTCACGTCGGACGTCGAGTGCTGCGGGATGGCCGGTTCGTTCGGCTACAAGACGGAGTATTACGAGCTGAGTATGGACGTCGGCGAGACGCTGAAAGACCAGTTCACGGCAGCCGACACGCGGAGACGGACAGTCGTCGACAGCGGGACCTCCTGTCACAAGCAGCTCGAGTCGCTGCTGCCGCGGGAGAGTCGCCACGCCGTCGAGGTGGTGGCGCCGGACCCCCAGTAG
- a CDS encoding PRC-barrel domain-containing protein translates to MNGDSQEITTLVGREVYSNNGVFVGEIEDVRLNLDQEVVTGLAVGEINRELFSTQVDPGKGVLVPYRWVRSVGDVVLVNDVVERMKTDDDSSEDEEVVA, encoded by the coding sequence ATGAACGGCGATTCACAGGAGATCACCACGCTCGTGGGCCGCGAGGTGTACTCGAACAACGGCGTGTTCGTCGGCGAAATCGAGGACGTCAGGCTCAACCTGGACCAGGAAGTCGTGACCGGACTCGCCGTCGGGGAGATAAACAGGGAGCTGTTCTCGACGCAGGTCGACCCCGGAAAGGGCGTGTTGGTCCCGTACCGGTGGGTTCGGTCGGTCGGGGACGTCGTGCTCGTAAACGACGTCGTCGAGCGGATGAAAACCGACGACGACTCCTCCGAGGACGAGGAAGTCGTCGCCTGA
- a CDS encoding DHH family phosphoesterase, with protein sequence MSAAGIGSSRSTYAILGCGSVGHAVAESLVEDGEDVLLLDWDESRVEALRDQDLNARVQDISDPEVAEVVSDRDIVLVLASDVEVNKAAVSAIRNRGGDQYLVVRASDPISEDELHELGADVVINPSTVIADSALRSLETGELEYKARQLAEIFTQSDGRMAILIQDTPDPDAIASATALRAIAEAYDVEADIVYDGEIGHQENRAFVNLLGIELLSREEAGPIDDYDTVALVDYASAERDAAGAPEFPAVDVYLDHVEPEEELDARFADVRTNVSSTSTVLTKYLQEFNLSPSETVATALLYGIRAETLDFKRDTTPADLTAAAYLHPFANHDTLEQVESPSMSPETLDVLAEAIQNRQVQGSHLFSSAGFIRDREALTQAAQHLLNLEGITTTAVLGIADERIYLAARSKDIRINIGRVLEDAFSEMGEAAGHSTQGNVEIPLGIFQGIESSGENRDTLLQLTEEAVRRRLFDAMGVEGTGEGGNGS encoded by the coding sequence ATGAGCGCTGCCGGAATCGGCTCCTCGCGGTCGACGTACGCCATTTTGGGCTGCGGGAGCGTCGGACACGCAGTCGCCGAATCACTTGTGGAGGACGGCGAGGACGTCCTCCTGCTCGACTGGGACGAATCCCGGGTCGAAGCGCTTCGCGATCAGGACCTCAACGCGCGAGTACAGGACATAAGCGACCCCGAAGTCGCGGAGGTCGTCTCCGATCGCGACATCGTGCTCGTGCTCGCCTCCGACGTCGAGGTGAACAAGGCGGCCGTCTCGGCGATCCGCAACCGGGGTGGCGACCAGTATCTCGTCGTCCGCGCCTCGGATCCGATCAGCGAGGACGAACTCCACGAACTCGGTGCCGACGTCGTCATCAACCCCTCGACGGTGATCGCCGACTCCGCGCTTCGGAGCCTCGAAACCGGGGAACTCGAATATAAAGCCCGTCAGCTTGCAGAGATCTTCACCCAGTCGGACGGTCGGATGGCGATCCTCATCCAGGACACGCCGGACCCGGACGCAATTGCTTCCGCGACGGCGCTGCGGGCGATCGCCGAGGCGTACGACGTGGAGGCCGACATCGTCTACGACGGCGAGATCGGCCACCAGGAGAACCGGGCGTTCGTCAACCTGCTCGGGATCGAGCTGCTTTCCCGCGAGGAGGCCGGCCCGATCGACGACTACGACACCGTCGCGCTGGTCGACTACGCGAGCGCCGAACGGGACGCCGCCGGCGCTCCGGAGTTCCCGGCGGTTGACGTCTATCTCGATCACGTCGAGCCGGAAGAGGAACTCGACGCCAGGTTCGCGGACGTCCGAACGAACGTCTCCTCGACGTCGACGGTGTTGACGAAGTATCTCCAGGAGTTCAACCTCTCCCCCTCGGAGACGGTCGCGACCGCGCTTTTGTACGGCATCCGCGCGGAGACGCTCGACTTCAAGCGCGACACTACGCCCGCAGATCTCACCGCGGCGGCGTATCTCCACCCGTTTGCCAACCACGACACCCTCGAACAGGTGGAGTCGCCGTCGATGAGCCCGGAGACGCTGGACGTGCTCGCGGAGGCGATCCAGAACCGCCAGGTCCAGGGATCACACCTGTTCTCCTCGGCGGGCTTCATCCGGGATCGGGAGGCGCTCACCCAGGCGGCGCAACATCTCCTGAACCTTGAGGGGATCACGACGACGGCCGTACTCGGAATTGCCGACGAACGGATCTACCTCGCGGCGCGCTCGAAGGACATCCGGATCAACATCGGCCGGGTCCTCGAGGACGCGTTCTCGGAGATGGGCGAGGCCGCCGGCCACTCCACGCAGGGCAACGTGGAGATCCCGCTGGGCATCTTCCAGGGGATCGAATCCAGCGGGGAGAACCGCGACACCCTGTTGCAACTCACCGAGGAGGCGGTCCGGCGCCGGCTGTTCGACGCGATGGGCGTGGAAGGAACGGGCGAAGGCGGGAACGGTTCCTGA